A single Planctomycetaceae bacterium DNA region contains:
- a CDS encoding PEP-CTERM sorting domain-containing protein (PEP-CTERM proteins occur, often in large numbers, in the proteomes of bacteria that also encode an exosortase, a predicted intramembrane cysteine proteinase. The presence of a PEP-CTERM domain at a protein's C-terminus predicts cleavage within the sorting domain, followed by covalent anchoring to some some component of the (usually Gram-negative) cell surface. Many PEP-CTERM proteins exhibit an unusual sequence composition that includes large numbers of potential glycosylation sites. Expression of one such protein has been shown restore the ability of a bacterium to form floc, a type of biofilm.), whose amino-acid sequence MRSQLLCISFAMVSALMAGGGQTLHADIVVEVDSTSLTIGGSGTVDVWVYSEDGEVNVAAFGFDFDIVANPANVGSLSFSDPQLLSETLDADYIFLGEADPLHMLGASPLELEGSDLNVGANGYSVLGSTRKLLAQLDVTHSLPSGTDPSLALGDTFTIAPNFLDGFFEFYDDAGDLILIDETLSFGGNITMSPTAAVPEPTSFAALFIGGISWASLRAGRRRKSNTTS is encoded by the coding sequence ATGCGATCCCAGCTCTTATGTATTTCCTTTGCCATGGTTTCCGCTCTCATGGCTGGCGGCGGCCAAACTCTTCACGCTGACATCGTTGTGGAAGTCGATAGTACCTCGTTAACAATCGGTGGATCCGGAACTGTCGATGTCTGGGTCTACTCCGAAGATGGAGAGGTGAATGTCGCCGCATTTGGCTTTGATTTCGATATCGTCGCCAATCCTGCCAATGTTGGAAGCCTGAGCTTCAGTGATCCGCAATTGCTGTCAGAAACATTAGACGCTGACTACATCTTTCTGGGTGAAGCCGATCCACTTCATATGTTGGGTGCTTCTCCGCTGGAGTTGGAAGGTTCAGACCTGAACGTGGGTGCCAATGGATATTCAGTCCTGGGATCCACTCGCAAACTGTTGGCTCAACTCGATGTCACTCACAGTCTGCCTTCCGGAACCGATCCATCTCTGGCCCTTGGCGACACCTTTACAATCGCCCCGAATTTCCTGGACGGATTCTTCGAATTTTACGACGATGCAGGGGATCTGATTCTAATCGACGAAACGCTCTCCTTCGGAGGCAACATCACGATGTCCCCAACTGCTGCCGTCCCGGAGCCCACCTCATTTGCAGCCCTTTTCATTGGGGGAATTTCATGGGCGAGTCTTCGGGCAGGGCGAAGGCGAAAATCTAACACCACGAGTTGA
- a CDS encoding PKD domain-containing protein codes for MGNAAEGIAASSDTAQIFTTRIGTDADGVGDEFEGNLIGWNGRGIFLSTGNFSVKGNFVGVDRNGSPAPNSGDGVAISTHRLGTVTLGSNEEFAGNTIQYNARYGVSAFGTFSNTTPAIDGANNVISGNLLGAFTRPVLNSPARAEFNYPVISAMEIVGDQLIVEGFSRPGQAIDIYESGPTADGYGEGRRKLLSFVEGSADDLDGSINSYGPIVNGVEVGQDEGFRFRFVGPVPDGFFEGMRFSTIGQSSALDAASDRMSLFSPSFLFGELGSSLAPTIDPPPDVTLVPGDSLLQRGAFVDPDSVAWTATVNYGDGTGVRALQLLDDFQFDLEHEYTIPGTYIVTVSITDNSLLTATQTFMVTVENDTPEAAFYTFSLTSPIIEGDTATLTGEFSDALSSGSYFVDIDWGNGQTSSIPLSSSDRQFTATHVYRDDFNSSGSATASDVYEVSVTIREVAGNSDPTPAGVLLIEVQNSLPGILTSNFSSTSINEGDTVTLDLSFEDPGLDDTHEIKVDWGNGTIEIFTPAIGIRSLNNLSYTYLDTPRNGDPGFLVQIEITDDDEPLNPALLTQFITVSSPRRRMWW; via the coding sequence TTGGGCAATGCCGCAGAAGGTATTGCCGCCAGTTCCGACACCGCACAGATCTTCACCACTCGAATCGGCACCGATGCTGACGGCGTCGGGGATGAATTTGAAGGAAACCTGATTGGCTGGAACGGACGTGGTATTTTCCTTTCGACTGGTAATTTTTCGGTCAAAGGCAATTTCGTGGGTGTCGATCGGAATGGAAGTCCCGCTCCCAACTCAGGCGATGGCGTTGCCATTAGCACGCATCGTCTTGGAACAGTGACGTTGGGCAGTAACGAAGAATTCGCTGGAAACACAATCCAGTACAACGCTCGGTATGGGGTGAGCGCGTTCGGAACATTTAGTAACACGACACCAGCCATTGATGGTGCTAACAATGTGATTTCGGGAAACCTGCTCGGGGCTTTCACGCGACCAGTTCTGAATTCTCCGGCGCGAGCAGAATTCAACTACCCAGTCATCAGCGCGATGGAGATTGTTGGGGATCAGTTGATTGTTGAAGGGTTTTCTCGTCCCGGCCAGGCGATTGACATCTATGAGTCGGGCCCCACTGCGGACGGATACGGTGAAGGCCGACGCAAACTCCTGTCCTTTGTCGAAGGTTCAGCCGACGATCTTGATGGATCCATCAATAGCTACGGGCCAATTGTTAATGGGGTTGAAGTCGGTCAGGATGAAGGTTTTCGTTTTCGATTCGTCGGACCAGTGCCGGATGGCTTTTTCGAAGGCATGCGGTTTTCGACCATTGGGCAGAGCTCTGCGCTGGATGCTGCTTCTGACCGCATGTCTCTGTTTTCGCCGTCGTTCCTCTTCGGCGAACTCGGCAGTTCTCTGGCTCCCACGATTGATCCGCCGCCAGACGTTACGCTTGTTCCGGGAGACTCGTTGTTGCAGCGGGGGGCCTTTGTGGACCCGGATTCGGTGGCGTGGACGGCGACTGTTAATTATGGCGATGGCACCGGTGTTCGAGCGTTGCAGTTGCTGGATGATTTTCAGTTTGATCTGGAGCACGAATACACAATTCCGGGCACATACATCGTTACCGTCAGCATTACCGACAACAGTCTGCTGACCGCGACCCAAACGTTTATGGTCACCGTCGAAAACGACACCCCTGAAGCGGCGTTTTATACGTTTAGCCTGACCAGTCCGATCATCGAAGGCGACACAGCCACGTTGACGGGAGAATTTTCTGACGCGTTGTCCAGTGGCAGCTATTTTGTGGACATCGATTGGGGTAATGGCCAGACATCGTCCATCCCGCTGAGCAGTTCTGATCGGCAGTTCACGGCGACTCATGTGTATCGCGATGACTTCAACAGCAGCGGTTCGGCGACAGCGTCGGACGTGTACGAAGTCAGCGTGACGATTCGCGAAGTCGCAGGCAACAGCGACCCAACGCCTGCCGGAGTCCTTTTGATCGAAGTTCAGAACTCGCTGCCGGGTATTCTGACGTCGAACTTCTCATCGACGTCGATCAACGAAGGAGACACGGTAACTCTGGATCTAAGCTTTGAAGATCCGGGACTGGATGATACGCACGAAATCAAAGTCGACTGGGGCAACGGCACTATTGAAATCTTCACTCCGGCTATCGGGATTCGGTCGCTGAACAATCTGTCGTACACCTATCTGGATACACCGCGCAACGGAGACCCGGGATTCCTGGTGCAGATTGAAATCACAGACGATGACGAACCGCTGAATCCGGCGCTGCTGACTCAGTTCATCACCGTCTCCAGCCCGCGCCGACGGATGTGGTGGTGA
- a CDS encoding secretin N-terminal domain-containing protein, whose translation MSSILSAFIRAFLCVSAVGCCLSAYAQDSGANDNRTDYGRLKDVQTASNLKLTPEQQTAIAEALAKRDAALAEAADESAKAAIISAAEQELATLLTAEQKTAFEKLFGTPQLRFNFRSQKWATVLEWMASEAGLSLVMDEPPPGTFNYTDSKDYSPTEAIDLLNGWLLTKGFTLVRRERLLMCLNLKGGLPDGAIPRVTEEELADRGRFEFVSVLLPLAGRPSETALLEIKPLLGTYGKAEVLSATQQILVADAAQTVRTIQQVVEKIPVPAKPPAPRPQPPAPNPELVVYPIQHANPEQAGEVLKTIVNGTLVVDAKAGQISVNAIPAEQAKAKIILGQLESNQGPDKQPLLKLYPARVTDADEMLATMRLISPEGQFRYDEDSRRLVAWATSIDQQKIAASLQELLLNQQTAGQTQLQVYQLGNTPGPIAQEMIVALLPDAKVSIDTRSRSLVAIANASDHKAIADLLEQLQIQNASISTGELKSYAVEAAVLESAPSVITSLVPQATITSDVTNQRLLIVATPEQHQQVAATLQQLAENLSHPDRQLKAYNAAGVDITSVTSLLATLAPNAQVTANTAEERLLVIASADDHVIVDNVMQQVSTDEMHRQAVLKSYPLPPKSDAATLTALLGSLIPKASITVDNSARRLLISAMEEDHLRISQTIAQVAEASSGEVPQLQFYPLKNAAGDRAAAILQAMLPATTITFETDAKRLSAVATKADHETIQSTLAKLEASAPVSEKRTLKIYDVTSDQRTRFSAILESLTSELTGLQVLTDAQPGEMTVWATPSQHEIVSEVLSQLQRDIPAEEKPSLIVYPIRKVDPASVSIVLQELFPDAKITTDQTASRLLIHAKPALQKTISAAIEQLDSEVDSDTPIKLMVYPVQGIDTASALELLNTEVPKATIIHDTTGQTFIVRARLEHQQQVADLLDSLQAAATPLQQRTAVTYPTSHSKTTTEQAFFESAFPNATFLLDPVTHTMTALATANDHKAIQAAVEAMSESGAVTAELREYSLQNLDQSGVSAMLAAAVPNAQIIVTDQKLMAWAVPPDHALVARLIEGLKQKGEEKKIQTFDISKVSETDARTILAQIVPAVTFQSSSDGTSLFAAVDQRAAETIRTALGQLEQSPAATEPKQLKFYAVDPKTITTVQTMLTTAVPGVALTMTGDGARLMGRVTQQQDAQITATLTQLAEEKPFAPQRTLKLYSIADAGPTATTVLSQAVPAATITSGSRSDQIAVVASEPDHLVIAETLKQLNSAAADVPEKQLDIYSIVGTDPTAVQKVLANLIDGDVQITVDATGRRLFVRAFPEDQAEVKAAIEKITSGLQTDDRLETKTYLVGAPNADEAQEVLLALYPDATIVTDSDRKLIVATATPDQHKMIETISKQIAGSGTLENAPHPVVYQLNNVSAEYAEDLIDDLFTSRDQVRLAVNNRTGRLVAVAREDQHRLIQDVIQNFDGEPVEETPKELAVYRVAPLDGPTVQEALEPLVSKDVRISSKVRSSEVFVTAPAEEQKRIAGLIRQLTTLNPVGGQMETRTYRLQKGDADAAQSALMALFPTAVLVTDRLDRVLVATASSEQHETISQVVDQMNGVKTDSSLQTVSYRMGIGDADEAQSALSALLPDAVLVTDRRASVLVATATAEQHETIKAIVGQMNGETSPDERPVPQNYPLNQADGFTMLEVLENLFSTADDVRLSLDEVNQTIVAVARPDQQDIIQKTLAAVDPADGEAAFTLKVYPVGDFDQGQVRQVVDDMLRDRIAGSRVHHEHVTGNLLVTTNAEGHRLVEETMLRLGTPEPREMEVFQLSYLEPSTAQSAIDRMISSRFQSEMARPMIHADEDTQQLWVQASKQQIAEMRTLLSRMGESGLSPAASRNPNLRTIPFGGSTDEAIQKIRDLWPRLRNNPLKIMPPNPQPGPSAQSQFSVPPENIQQDIDHERNERHQTETQGNVQAAESAISEVPDLRSSEGSVPETSPPVVIVPGNDRLTIASDDAEALDQLESLLRALDSRIAGGRNRDFSVYQLTNAGASDLATMLQQVFDDSEGLLNFGQVVMVPDERLNVLIVYASRSDRNRIEQLIEVLDSDRLEDSRRAYQTEILVLKHASASRVEDVIQGVYRAEMTAGGARSSVAIPKGVPSDVAAVLRQINAAASSPLLTVEVQQDTNSLVLKAPQSLMEDVKDLAQKLDMASETTRARGVTLVPLRKTNSARVMKILDDVLD comes from the coding sequence ATGTCATCAATTCTTAGTGCATTCATTCGTGCATTCCTCTGCGTTTCCGCCGTTGGCTGCTGTTTGTCCGCGTATGCTCAGGATTCCGGGGCCAACGACAATCGCACGGACTACGGTCGGCTGAAGGATGTGCAGACGGCATCGAATCTGAAGCTCACCCCGGAACAGCAAACGGCCATTGCCGAGGCACTTGCCAAACGTGATGCTGCGTTGGCGGAAGCTGCGGATGAATCTGCGAAAGCGGCCATCATCAGCGCTGCTGAGCAGGAACTGGCGACGCTGCTGACAGCAGAACAGAAAACCGCCTTCGAAAAGCTGTTTGGAACACCTCAGTTAAGATTCAACTTTCGCTCACAAAAGTGGGCGACAGTCCTGGAATGGATGGCCAGCGAAGCTGGTCTGTCACTGGTGATGGACGAACCACCACCGGGCACATTCAACTACACCGACAGCAAAGATTACTCACCGACTGAAGCCATTGATCTGCTGAACGGCTGGCTGCTGACAAAAGGCTTCACTCTGGTACGTCGCGAACGCCTGCTGATGTGTCTGAACCTCAAAGGTGGACTGCCGGACGGAGCCATTCCGCGAGTCACCGAAGAGGAACTGGCGGATCGAGGACGCTTCGAATTCGTCAGCGTACTGCTTCCGCTGGCCGGTCGACCTTCGGAAACAGCTCTTCTGGAAATCAAGCCGCTGCTGGGTACCTATGGAAAAGCCGAAGTACTGTCGGCCACCCAGCAAATTCTGGTGGCCGACGCTGCTCAGACCGTTCGTACCATTCAGCAGGTGGTCGAAAAGATTCCGGTGCCGGCAAAGCCACCGGCTCCACGGCCCCAGCCACCTGCCCCGAATCCGGAACTGGTGGTGTATCCCATTCAGCACGCGAACCCGGAACAAGCTGGCGAAGTTCTCAAGACAATCGTCAACGGAACACTGGTGGTCGATGCCAAAGCGGGACAGATTTCTGTCAATGCAATTCCCGCTGAACAGGCAAAGGCAAAGATCATCCTTGGGCAACTGGAATCCAACCAGGGCCCCGACAAGCAACCTCTGCTGAAACTGTACCCGGCGCGAGTTACTGATGCGGACGAGATGCTGGCCACGATGCGACTGATTTCTCCGGAAGGACAATTTCGCTATGACGAAGACAGCCGACGTCTGGTTGCCTGGGCCACATCGATCGATCAGCAAAAGATCGCAGCATCACTTCAGGAGTTGCTTCTGAATCAACAGACGGCCGGACAAACTCAGCTGCAGGTCTATCAGCTTGGCAACACGCCCGGTCCGATCGCTCAGGAAATGATCGTCGCTCTTCTGCCGGATGCCAAAGTGAGCATCGATACGCGGTCCAGGAGTCTGGTGGCTATTGCCAACGCCAGCGATCACAAGGCCATCGCAGATCTGCTGGAGCAGCTGCAGATTCAGAACGCTTCTATCAGCACTGGCGAACTGAAGTCCTATGCGGTGGAGGCTGCAGTGCTGGAATCTGCACCATCCGTGATCACCAGTCTGGTGCCTCAGGCCACCATCACCAGTGATGTGACCAACCAACGACTGCTGATCGTGGCCACTCCTGAACAGCATCAACAGGTCGCAGCCACGTTGCAGCAACTGGCCGAAAACCTGTCCCACCCCGACAGGCAACTCAAAGCGTATAACGCTGCCGGAGTTGACATCACCAGCGTGACTTCGCTGCTGGCCACACTCGCTCCAAACGCTCAGGTGACTGCCAACACTGCCGAAGAACGTCTGCTGGTCATTGCCTCTGCCGATGACCACGTGATCGTGGACAACGTCATGCAGCAGGTATCGACGGACGAAATGCATCGGCAGGCCGTCCTCAAGTCTTATCCACTGCCGCCAAAGTCGGATGCCGCAACACTGACGGCCTTGTTGGGTTCCCTCATTCCCAAAGCCAGCATTACGGTCGACAATTCCGCTCGCCGACTGCTGATTAGCGCGATGGAAGAGGACCATCTTCGAATCTCTCAAACGATTGCTCAGGTTGCAGAAGCGTCCAGCGGGGAAGTTCCGCAGCTTCAATTCTATCCATTGAAAAATGCAGCTGGTGACCGAGCCGCTGCCATCCTGCAGGCCATGCTGCCTGCCACAACTATCACCTTTGAAACTGATGCGAAGCGATTGTCAGCCGTCGCAACGAAGGCCGACCACGAGACAATTCAGTCCACGCTCGCCAAGCTGGAAGCATCAGCCCCGGTGAGCGAAAAACGGACACTGAAAATCTACGACGTCACCTCAGATCAACGCACCCGATTTTCAGCCATACTGGAAAGCCTGACCTCGGAGCTTACCGGCCTGCAGGTTCTCACAGATGCGCAGCCGGGCGAGATGACAGTGTGGGCAACTCCGTCTCAGCACGAGATCGTGTCGGAAGTATTAAGCCAGCTTCAGCGAGACATTCCGGCGGAAGAAAAGCCATCTCTGATCGTTTACCCCATCCGCAAAGTGGATCCCGCCAGTGTGTCAATCGTTTTGCAGGAGTTGTTTCCGGACGCAAAGATCACCACCGACCAGACGGCCTCACGTTTGCTGATTCACGCGAAGCCGGCGTTGCAGAAAACGATCAGTGCCGCCATCGAACAACTGGATTCTGAAGTTGACAGTGACACGCCCATTAAACTGATGGTGTATCCGGTTCAGGGCATTGACACCGCCAGTGCGCTGGAATTACTGAACACTGAAGTCCCCAAAGCAACCATCATTCACGACACCACCGGCCAGACGTTTATCGTACGAGCTCGCCTTGAACATCAGCAGCAGGTGGCTGACCTTCTGGACTCTCTGCAGGCTGCTGCCACTCCACTTCAGCAGCGCACAGCTGTCACGTATCCGACGTCCCACAGCAAAACGACGACCGAACAGGCGTTCTTCGAATCGGCATTCCCGAACGCAACGTTCCTGCTGGACCCGGTCACTCACACCATGACAGCGCTGGCAACAGCCAACGACCACAAGGCCATTCAGGCAGCCGTCGAAGCGATGTCGGAATCCGGTGCCGTCACAGCAGAACTCCGGGAATATTCACTGCAGAATCTCGATCAAAGCGGAGTTTCGGCAATGCTGGCCGCCGCGGTTCCGAACGCGCAGATCATCGTTACCGACCAGAAGCTGATGGCATGGGCCGTCCCACCTGATCACGCCCTGGTGGCTCGTCTCATCGAAGGCCTGAAACAAAAGGGCGAGGAAAAGAAGATTCAGACTTTCGATATCAGCAAGGTGTCCGAAACCGACGCGCGAACTATCCTGGCTCAGATTGTTCCTGCCGTGACCTTTCAAAGCAGTTCAGACGGAACGTCGTTGTTTGCCGCGGTCGATCAGCGAGCTGCGGAAACCATTCGAACTGCTTTGGGGCAACTTGAACAATCACCAGCCGCTACCGAACCAAAGCAATTAAAGTTTTACGCGGTTGATCCCAAAACCATCACCACGGTCCAGACCATGCTTACCACTGCGGTGCCCGGTGTCGCGCTCACAATGACCGGCGACGGCGCACGATTGATGGGGCGAGTGACCCAACAACAGGATGCTCAGATCACTGCTACGCTCACCCAACTGGCCGAAGAAAAGCCGTTTGCCCCGCAACGCACACTGAAGCTGTATTCCATTGCCGATGCCGGCCCCACAGCGACCACGGTGCTCAGTCAGGCCGTTCCCGCGGCCACAATCACCAGCGGATCTCGCTCCGACCAGATTGCCGTCGTCGCCAGCGAACCCGACCATCTGGTCATCGCAGAGACATTGAAACAACTGAATTCGGCGGCTGCAGACGTCCCGGAAAAGCAACTGGATATCTACAGCATCGTCGGAACTGATCCGACGGCCGTACAGAAAGTCCTGGCCAACCTGATTGATGGCGATGTTCAGATCACCGTCGATGCCACTGGCCGTCGTTTGTTTGTGCGAGCCTTCCCGGAGGATCAGGCCGAAGTAAAGGCCGCCATTGAAAAGATCACCAGTGGTCTGCAGACAGACGATCGCCTGGAAACAAAAACGTATCTGGTGGGAGCCCCCAATGCCGATGAAGCGCAGGAAGTTCTGCTGGCATTGTATCCCGATGCCACAATTGTCACGGATTCGGATCGCAAGTTGATTGTCGCCACTGCCACGCCCGATCAGCACAAAATGATTGAAACCATTTCAAAACAGATTGCGGGCAGCGGCACGCTCGAAAACGCACCTCACCCGGTGGTGTACCAACTAAACAATGTGTCTGCAGAATACGCAGAAGACCTGATTGATGATCTGTTCACATCTCGTGACCAGGTGCGTCTTGCGGTGAACAATCGGACGGGACGATTGGTGGCAGTCGCGCGGGAAGACCAGCATCGCCTGATCCAGGATGTCATTCAGAACTTCGACGGCGAACCTGTTGAGGAAACTCCCAAAGAGCTGGCGGTGTACCGAGTCGCACCACTGGATGGACCGACCGTTCAGGAAGCACTGGAACCACTGGTTTCCAAAGACGTCAGGATTTCTTCGAAGGTGCGTTCCAGCGAAGTTTTTGTCACAGCTCCGGCAGAAGAACAGAAACGAATTGCCGGGCTGATTCGGCAGCTCACCACGTTGAACCCGGTCGGCGGTCAGATGGAAACTCGTACCTATCGACTTCAGAAAGGCGACGCAGACGCCGCACAGTCCGCACTGATGGCGCTGTTTCCCACCGCAGTACTTGTCACGGACCGACTGGACAGAGTCCTGGTTGCCACGGCTTCGTCGGAACAGCACGAGACAATTTCTCAGGTGGTCGACCAGATGAACGGCGTAAAAACCGACAGCAGCCTTCAGACAGTCTCGTACCGAATGGGCATTGGCGATGCCGACGAAGCTCAGTCAGCTCTGTCCGCTTTACTGCCCGATGCCGTCCTGGTCACTGATCGTCGAGCCAGCGTGCTGGTGGCCACCGCCACGGCCGAACAACATGAAACGATCAAAGCGATCGTGGGTCAGATGAATGGAGAAACCTCTCCCGATGAACGCCCGGTTCCCCAGAACTACCCACTGAATCAGGCCGACGGCTTTACGATGCTGGAAGTTCTGGAGAACCTGTTCAGCACTGCCGATGATGTGCGATTATCGCTGGATGAAGTCAACCAAACCATCGTTGCCGTTGCTCGCCCCGATCAGCAGGACATCATTCAGAAAACTCTGGCAGCTGTTGATCCGGCTGACGGAGAGGCGGCGTTTACACTGAAGGTTTACCCGGTTGGAGACTTCGATCAGGGCCAGGTGCGTCAGGTTGTCGACGACATGCTGCGAGATCGAATTGCAGGTTCGCGAGTCCATCATGAACACGTCACCGGAAACCTCCTGGTCACCACAAATGCCGAAGGGCACCGCCTCGTCGAAGAAACCATGCTGCGGCTTGGAACTCCGGAGCCTCGCGAAATGGAAGTCTTTCAACTCTCGTACCTCGAACCCAGTACCGCTCAATCAGCTATTGACCGCATGATTAGCAGCCGCTTCCAGAGCGAAATGGCGCGACCCATGATCCATGCAGACGAAGATACTCAGCAACTTTGGGTGCAGGCGTCCAAACAACAGATTGCCGAGATGCGAACACTGCTGTCCAGGATGGGTGAGAGTGGACTCAGCCCGGCCGCATCACGAAACCCAAATCTGCGTACCATCCCATTCGGTGGCAGTACCGATGAGGCCATTCAGAAGATCCGCGACCTGTGGCCTCGACTGCGTAACAATCCGCTGAAGATTATGCCGCCGAATCCACAACCCGGTCCGTCCGCGCAGAGTCAGTTTTCTGTGCCGCCGGAAAACATTCAGCAAGACATCGACCATGAACGCAATGAACGTCATCAGACTGAAACTCAGGGCAACGTCCAGGCAGCCGAGAGTGCAATCTCTGAAGTACCGGATCTCCGCTCGTCAGAGGGCAGCGTTCCCGAAACCAGTCCTCCAGTGGTGATCGTTCCTGGAAACGACCGCCTGACAATTGCTTCCGATGATGCCGAAGCGCTGGACCAGCTGGAATCGCTGTTGCGAGCTCTGGACTCACGAATTGCCGGAGGTCGCAATCGCGATTTCAGTGTCTATCAGCTCACCAACGCCGGAGCATCCGACCTGGCCACAATGCTGCAGCAGGTATTTGACGATTCAGAAGGACTGCTGAACTTCGGTCAGGTGGTGATGGTTCCTGACGAACGCCTGAACGTGCTGATCGTGTATGCCAGTCGTTCTGACCGCAACCGTATCGAACAACTCATTGAAGTGCTCGATTCGGATCGACTGGAAGATTCTCGTCGAGCCTACCAGACAGAGATTCTGGTCCTGAAGCACGCGAGCGCCTCACGAGTTGAAGATGTCATTCAGGGTGTTTACCGAGCCGAAATGACGGCAGGTGGGGCTCGCAGCAGCGTTGCGATTCCAAAGGGCGTTCCGTCTGACGTCGCGGCTGTTCTGCGTCAAATCAACGCGGCCGCATCATCTCCACTGTTGACGGTGGAAGTCCAGCAGGACACAAACTCCCTGGTCCTGAAAGCTCCGCAATCACTCATGGAAGACGTCAAAGATCTGGCACAGAAACTCGACATGGCCTCCGAAACCACGCGCGCCCGGGGAGTGACACTGGTTCCACTCCGAAAGACCAATTCTGCCAGAGTCATGAAGATTCTGGACGATGTTCTGGATTAA